The genomic window CGCCTGCGCCACCAACGGCCAATGGGAAGCCGGCTGGATCGTCATCAGCAACAGTGGGCAGGTGATCCAGAAGCAGCCGGCCGCGGCCAGCGGCTACCAGATACGCGACAGCGGCGGGCTCAGTGCCCTCAGCTTCGACAGCACCGGCGTCGGCGGCACGGCGGCCGACATCACGATCTGCCGCGCAAGCCCCGTGGGCAACCAGGAGCGGGTGGTGAAGATCAGCGCCACCGGGCGTTCGTCGATCACCCGAACCAGTGTGGGTACCTGTGGTGCATGAATGAAGTCTTTTTTGTGCGATCCTCGGCGATGCGGACAATAGTGCACTAACAAGGGTTCAGG from Variovorax paradoxus includes these protein-coding regions:
- a CDS encoding GspH/FimT family pseudopilin, with amino-acid sequence MQTTAGMRTRGFTLVELMVTIVVLVVLVSVAVPSFDNIRLSSRLTSYATDLVAGSQLARSEAIKRNAAVTLCASANGTACATNGQWEAGWIVISNSGQVIQKQPAAASGYQIRDSGGLSALSFDSTGVGGTAADITICRASPVGNQERVVKISATGRSSITRTSVGTCGA